The Bacteroidales bacterium DNA window CCTTAATAAGCCTGTTATAGGTTTCATTGGTCTCCGGTGGATTGTTCTCCTCCATTTGGTTCTTTATAACCACAAATATCTGTTCTCTTAAATTTTCGTTGGTTTCCATAATTCTTGATTTTTATAATTATTTGGAATAAGTATCGTTTTTCCGATTCTATGGTTTTTAAAAACATCCAATGACATTTTATTTTACCGCCTTATGAAATTTTTCAATATTTTCCGGATCGCCGCTTACGTAAACGAGATCGTTGTAAAGGAGCTTTTCATTCGGATATACCGGATATATGATATCATTTTTCCTCAAAATGGCCAGAATATTTATGCCATATTTGTTTCTTATATTGGCTTTTGCAATAGATTTTCCAACAACATCACCGCTGTCAGCCTCCACGCGTACAGCCGTGACTTTAAACTCGG harbors:
- a CDS encoding TrkA C-terminal domain-containing protein, translated to EFKVTAVRVEADSGDVVGKSIAKANIRNKYGINILAILRKNDIIYPVYPNEKLLYNDLVYVSGDPENIEKFHKAVK